CGTGGTGGGCTACTGCATGCTGCCCATGTGCTtactcgccgcgctcgccgtcgcgttgcCCGGGGGGCTCGTCACGGGCGTCGTGGCGGGCGTGCTGGTGACATGGTGCACGAGCAAGGCGACGGCGCAGTTCATGCGGTCGCTGCCGCAGAGCAGCGAGGGAAAGAGACTGGTGGTGGCGTATCCGTGCTTCACGCTGTACTGCCTCTTCGCGCTCCTCTCCGTGTTTTAATGTAGTGCTTTTAACGCGAGTCGAGTCGTTTGTCGAGTCGTTTGTTGCATCTGCGGTGCTATCGTTAACGtctacgtcgccgcgcgcgccgcgtctcgtTTCATCTCGTTCCGTCGCGTCAATCCCACGCCTGATTCCGAGGGGTtcaacgccgtcgccgctcctcgcgaaGCCTCCACGCGTCGGaaccgacgtcgtccgcggtgcccgGGTCGAGCCCCCCGCCAGCTGGACCGGGGACCGGGACGGGCTCGAAGGTTGGTtccacgcgtcgcacgcgaccGAACAGGTCCTGCAAATCCCGTAGGGACAGCTGCTGGCGGATGGCCGCGATGCTCTCGCCCGTcttgccgagcgccgcggcgacgatggcctTCTTTCGCTCCTGAAGGTCCCGAATCCTGTTCTCCACCGTGTCGCGGATGAGCAGCCTCGTCACCTTCACCTCGCGCGTCTGGCCTATTCGGTGGCACCGGTCGATGGCCTGgtcctcgatcgccgcgttccaCCACGGGTCGGTCAGTATGACCCTCGACGCGCAGTTCAAGTTCAacccgaggctcgcggctTTCAGCGACACCAGGAGAAccccagcctcgccgcgccgaaacTTGGccaccacccgcgcgcgctgcgagAGCCTCTGGGTGCCGTCCAAACGCAGGACGGCGTGTCCCGCGTCCTCGATCTTGGGACCGATGATGTCCAGAAACTTGGTAAACTGCGAGAAGACCACGCACTGCGTTGGCGGGGTCCCGGGGCGCGCCTCGGCTCggatcgcggcgagctcgtcgagaaTCGCTCGAGTCTTGGCGCtatccgcgacgtcgatagcctcctcctcctcctcctcttcgtcctcgtcgtccggctGCGGAACTCCcggtccgacgccgccgttcgcgtccaccgccgcgaagaactggcgccccgcggcgtctACGTGCCttcgaccgcgaccgcgcccgagctcggcaAAGTCGTTAATCGCCCTCTGAATCTCCTGCCTCGCCTGGTCCAtgcgggcgtcgcgctcgacgttGACGTCCAGGGCTTCCAGGGCGTCGACCAACGACTTCAAACTCAGCACTCCGTCCTCCGGGTCGACCTCGTGCCTGCACAGCGGGCACGCGCccttgtcgccgtcgccgaccgccTGCGCGTGGAGCGAGATGACGAGGCAGTCGCGACAAAACGGGCCGTGGCCGCACGGACTCGTCGCGCATTTGTCGccctcgatggcgtccatgCAGATCGGGCAgttcgcctcgtcctcgatgtccttctccagcgcgcgaacccgttcggcgcccagcgcgccgaggagctcatcgcgggTCATCGTGCGaaccccgtccgcgtcgggctcgtTCTGCTCCCTGGCCTCCTTCAGCAGCAGCGGGTGGTCGCAAGCCTGTCGCAGCTTCAGGAGCAAGACGAGGATGTGCATGTAGTTCGCCTTCCACCCCCTCTTCACGTACGTGTCGAACATCGTCACCGTCctctcctccagcgccctgTAAAagtccttctccgcctcgtcAAAGTCAATCTCGCGAATCGCGATGGTCCTCGGAGGTAAGTCGACGATGGGCTCAAGCTTTCCGGGCACGTCCGTCTCGATCTGCTGGCTCTTGACCCTGCGAAGGCaaaccgccgcgagcgcgatgcgaagcgacgcgagcgccccaaccctcgcctccaccctgcgcctggacgcgctcggcctcgagATGTGATTGTTAAAGTGGGGCCAGCACGCGAACGGCTGGTACCGCAAAAAGCGAAACAGCGcaaacgcgtcgtcgacgccgttcaTCAGAGGCGTACCCGAGAGGcaccagcgcctcgacgcctgcagcgcgcacgtcgcgacgctgccCATCGTGCGCCTGTTGCGGATGAtgtgcgcctcgtcgaggatgacGCGCCACCACGCGACGTTGAACAGGGCGCCCGGCGATTCGCCACCCTTGGTAAACTCCCCGGTGACGGTGCCGTAGGTGGTGaccacgacgtcgtgcgcCAGGAGCGTCCGCTCGTCGaggtgccgccgcgcggtgccgtGGTAAATCACGCACCGCAAGTCCGTCTtctcgtccacctcgtcctTCCACTGCTGAGCCACGATCGCCGGGCACACGATgagcgtcctcgccggcgtccgcgcgggcccaacgccgccgatccgttcgcgccctcgtcgacccGATACCGAGTCCCCCGCGGgtccctcctcgtcgcggttactcccgcgtccgcccgccTCCCTGCGCTCcctgcgctcgcgctccctgcgcagcgcctcgcgtcgctcgtgtctctcccgagcggcgacggcgtcctcgtcgtcgctgtctCCGAATGCaatcgtcgcgcgtcgctttcgctcggcgtcggcgagcgactTTCTGCGTTCCTTGCGCCGGCGCTTGCACGCCGGACAGACGCACGAGGGGAGGTGATTTggtccgtcgtcggcgtcggcggcggcggcgggtaagcggaggacgacggccggtgacgcgctgcgccggcgctcgtcgtcgtcggcggcgtcgtctcgcCGTCCCCCTCtccgggcgggcggcgcgctccgagGTCGGCCCccgaggtcgcggcggttgcGAATGACGtgcctcgcgacgccgttcgcgttggcgcccgtctccggcggcggggcgctcacGATGAGCGCCAGCATCGACACCGTCTTTCCCAGCCCCtgatcgtcggcgaggatccCCCCGCGGCagtgcccgccgcgcgcctccgcgccgtttTCGCGCTTGAGCGCCCACGCCAGCGCCCTGCGCTGGTGCCGCAGCAGCGACACCCTGAGCGCGCCTGGGGGCGGATCGATctcgtccctctccgccttctcctgGTCCTCGAGACCCGCGAGGATCTCGTTGAGGTTCTCcgtctgcgccgcgacgtcctccgggCGCTCGGGTTCGGGAAAGAgagcgccgaacgcggcaccggcgaacccgacgcggtcgccctcgagtccccctccccctccccctccctcggcggcgtcggcgttcaACGCGCCTCCTTTGCCGTCGACGgccggccgcgggcgcctggCGAAGTAGTCGGGTATGttgtcggcgcccgcggcgcgcacgccgttcgc
This DNA window, taken from Micromonas commoda chromosome 2, complete sequence, encodes the following:
- a CDS encoding SNF2 super family (Predicted chromatin remodeling protein similar to Saccharomyces cerevisiae RING finger protein RIS1 protein which is involved in proteolytic control of sumoylated substrates. ChromDB ID: CHR20124; Snf2, Ris1, Rad26 superclasses) translates to MGDDSDSDEILMSEDATNWRSVGKSVNPLAEIAKITKGRTPRTQDRKPILGNSTNTAAVTPAGTASTIPARPAFTPAAAPAASVASAAPARTPAPNPAASVAAQNFGVDDDDDEVEVTGASAFRGALNDYPHARHLCQSLPLDKDHPHRASCPMCYCFVCEVPAPCDEWGDGAAPDADHCRAVDGIPRWVSARDARRRARNAANGVRAAGADNIPDYFARRPRPAVDGKGGALNADAAEGGGGGGGLEGDRVGFAGAAFGALFPEPERPEDVAAQTENLNEILAGLEDQEKAERDEIDPPPGALRVSLLRHQRRALAWALKRENGAEARGGHCRGGILADDQGLGKTVSMLALIVSAPPPETGANANGVARHVIRNRRDLGGRPRSAPPARRGGRRDDAADDDERRRSASPAVVLRLPAAAADADDGPNHLPSCVCPACKRRRKERRKSLADAERKRRATIAFGDSDDEDAVAARERHERREALRRERERRERREAGGRGSNRDEEGPAGDSVSGRRGRERIGGVGPARTPARTLIVCPAIVAQQWKDEVDEKTDLRCVIYHGTARRHLDERTLLAHDVVVTTYGTVTGEFTKGGESPGALFNVAWWRVILDEAHIIRNRRTMGSVATCALQASRRWCLSGTPLMNGVDDAFALFRFLRYQPFACWPHFNNHISRPSASRRRVEARVGALASLRIALAAVCLRRVKSQQIETDVPGKLEPIVDLPPRTIAIREIDFDEAEKDFYRALEERTVTMFDTYVKRGWKANYMHILVLLLKLRQACDHPLLLKEAREQNEPDADGVRTMTRDELLGALGAERVRALEKDIEDEANCPICMDAIEGDKCATSPCGHGPFCRDCLVISLHAQAVGDGDKGACPLCRHEVDPEDGVLSLKSLVDALEALDVNVERDARMDQARQEIQRAINDFAELGRGRGRRHVDAAGRQFFAAVDANGGVGPGVPQPDDEDEEEEEEEAIDVADSAKTRAILDELAAIRAEARPGTPPTQCVVFSQFTKFLDIIGPKIEDAGHAVLRLDGTQRLSQRARVVAKFRRGEAGVLLVSLKAASLGLNLNCASRVILTDPWWNAAIEDQAIDRCHRIGQTREVKVTRLLIRDTVENRIRDLQERKKAIVAAALGKTGESIAAIRQQLSLRDLQDLFGRVRRVEPTFEPVPVPGPAGGGLDPGTADDVGSDAWRLREERRRR